In Clupea harengus chromosome 1, Ch_v2.0.2, whole genome shotgun sequence, one DNA window encodes the following:
- the zgc:195001 gene encoding stonustoxin subunit beta, with product MPSSKGTNGIMSEPKKTGRGSSKKAATVEKPPEYEPNIPEPKMRADLLKYWAPVSLDERTAQKVLWISEGGLKVARMTDNMCPYLDRPERYEDSPQVLCKEGIEGWRGYWEVEYDGWVVLGLALESSGRKIKDGPCGLGENETSWGAGWAGSNYHVWHNGENVVIQENLCNTMGIYLDQPAGIIKFFLVEANAEGTKEVKLLHQFKTTFSQKVFPGFWVGRQSSCTICKKD from the exons ATGCCCAGCAGTAAAGGCACAAACGGTATCATGTCTGAGCCCAAGAAAACAG GAAGAGGATCGTCAAAGAAAGCTGCAACAGTAG AAAAGCCGCCAGAATATGAGCCCAACATCCCTGAACCCAAGATGAGAGCTGACCTGCTGAAAT actgggcGCCAGTCTCCCTGGATGAGAGAACGGCACAGAAGGTCCTGTGGATTTCTGAGGGAGGTCTGAAGGTGGCACGCATGACAGACAATATGTGCCCCTATCTGGACAGACCAGAGAGATATGAAGACTcaccccag GTGCTGTGCAAGGAGGGCATCGAGGGCTGGCGCGGCTACTGGGAGGTGGAGTACGACGGCTGGGTGGTGTTGGGCTTGGCCCTGGAAAGCAGTGGCCGCAAAATCAAGGACGGGCCCTGTGGCCTCGGCGAGAACGAAACGTCATGGGGCGCAGGGTGGGCCGGCTCCAACTACCACGTGTGGCACAACGGCGAGAACGTGGTGATCCAGGAGAACCTCTGCAACACCATGGGCATCTACCTGGACCAGCCGGCGGGCATCATCAAGTTCTTCCTGGTGGAGGCCAACGCAGAGGGCACGAAGGAAGTCAAGCTACTACATCAGTTCAAGACAACCTTCAGCCAGAAGGTGTTCCCAGGCTTCTGGGTGGGAAGGCAGTCCTCCTGCACTATCTGTAAGAAAGActag
- the akt1s1 gene encoding uncharacterized protein akt1s1, with the protein MASITQSSEPEIPDNHKESWLALLAAAEAYSQKSGCDLTILTACKKFHPSLVEGDGTRKQGIGGLIPASRKWNYSYHVWGQGALAEASRRYIDDIAVLHSTTLLTAQRHTRLVTGEGGTKLGVDITSDTGSRMGLTGDSVVGTVSPSARLYSQSYPSIYSSGAVVGQVGPQHGDGERERERVVLEEAEEERERAGMVDLEEEGEEEEEEEDDDLEGRRRNLNESAGVFSMDEDSLSRDCEPFFESDGEEESTDGSLSEDAPPPSRSMAVGHGMLMSRPPPHPSALAMARSLPVSVPVWGCRGSRVPPGENNSGERAGCADLDHIAASMKALLAPGATDGTEMFGALPRPRLNTGDFSLKH; encoded by the exons ATGGCCTCTATTACCCAATCCTCCGAACCCGAGATCCCCGACAATCACAAGGAGAGCTGGCTGGCACTTCTGGCTGCGGCAGAAGCCTACAGCCAGAAGTCGGGCTGCGATCTGACCATCCTGACCGCCTGCAAGAAGTTCCACCCGAGTCTGGTGGAGGGAGACGGCACCAGGAAGCAGGGAATCGGTGGCCTGATCCCAGCCAGCAGGAAGTGGAATTACTCCTATCACGTTTGGGGTCAGGGGGCACTGGCAGAGGCCTCGCGGCGATACATAGATGACATCGCTGTGCTGCACTCCACCACACTGCTGACGGCACAGCGGCACACGCGCCTGGTTACTGGAGAGGGCGGCACCAAGCTCGGCGTGGACATAACCTCTGACACAGGATCACGAATG GGCTTGACTGGGGACAGTGTTGTGGGAACAGTCAGCCCCAGCGCACGGCTATATTCGCAGAGCTACCCGTCAATCTACAGCTCGGGGGCCGTCGTCGGTCAAGTCGGGCCTCagcatggagatggagagagggagagagagagagtggtactagaggaggcagaagaagaaagagagagggctggaATGGTGGACctagaagaagagggggaggaagaagaagaagaggaagatgacgaCCTGGAAGGAAGGAGACGGAATTTGAACGAATCTGCAG GAGTGTTCTCCATGGACGAGGACTCTCTGTCCAGGGACTGTGAACCCTTCTTTGAGTCagatggtgaggaggagagcacTGATG GGTCTCTGAGTGAAGACGCTCCCCCCCCTTCCCGGAGCATGGCGGTGGGTCATGGCATGCTGATGTCTcggccccctccccaccccagtGCCCTGGCCATGGCGCGCTCGCTCCCggtctctgtgcctgtgtggggcTGCAGGGGCAGCAGAGTGCCCCCCGGGGAGAACAACAGCGGAGAACGA GCTGGCTGTGCTGACCTGGACCACATTGCTGCCAGTATGAAGGCGCTGCTGGCACCAGGGGCAACTGACGGCACAGAGATGTTTGGAGCACTGCCCCGTCCTCGCCTCAACACCGGAGacttctctctcaaacactga
- the tbc1d17 gene encoding TBC1 domain family member 17, giving the protein MESKPASHRLIFEKEGVYLHTNTKKNNQDTTIPGFIRIVERDGETALEWSPLEDQGRSTPAVMYSKKEENGGEEDTNFDPGYEPDWAVISTVKRDHDCERVPVRETGHWGAFSLPLSELYSLRRARFALGRNFLVVTSRGGHPLPALHFHRGGTQELLRALRHHISMIPSPVDGRLYLAYPRDSSAASQAGDEQMFDDNSPDIVSRFMHDPYATTLGGFSKVTNFFRGALRPPDSAMRSSHDANSPHAADDEPGFELITPGAELGPRPDVTRGPPLDNWEEFLDPEGRVTDPDRVKQLIFRGGITPSLRKEVWKFLLGFYPWNSTAKEREDIVRMKTDEYFRMKVQWKSVSEEQEMRNSLLRGYRSLIERDVNRTDRHNTFFSGNDNPGLVLLHDVLMTYCMYNFDLGYVQGMSDLLSPLLFVTQNEVESFWCLTGFMEMVHHNFEESQEAMKHQLLQLSTLLKALDPELCDYLDSQDSGSLCFCFRWLLIWFKREFSFEDILSLWEVMWTRLPCSNFHLLMACEILQSQKGELIGSNHDFNTILKHINELSMKLDLHSVLRGTEAIYLQLAGCKDLPLKVLEVLDLYIPPRLDEDSSMAQSRETDCLLTQSESGAAAASQPSSCNAAQCPPPTSP; this is encoded by the exons ATGGAGTCCAAACCAGCAAGTCACAGG CTAATATTTGAAAAAGAGGGGGTGTATCTtcacaccaacaccaaaaagAACAACCAAGACACAACAATACCTGGATTCATCCGTATTGTCGAACGG GATGGAGAGACTGCTTTGGAATGGAGCCCACTGGAAGACCAGGGCAGAAGCACCCCGGCAGTTATGTACTCTAAAAAG GAGGaaaatggaggagaagaggacacAAACTTTGACCCTGGATATGAACCTGACTGGGCTGTTATTAGTACAGTGAAGCGAGATCATGACTGTGAACGTGTCCCAGTGCGAGAGACAG GTCACTGGGGCGCTTTCTCGCTCCCCCTGTCCGAGCTGTACTCCCTGCGTCGGGCACGCTTTGCTCTGGGCCGTAACTTCCTGGTGGTGACCAGCAGAGGGGGCCACCCGCTGCCTGCGCTGCACTTCCACAGAGGGGGCACCCAGGAGCTGTTGCGAGCCCTGCGCCACCACATCAGCATGATCCC GTCTCCTGTGGATGGGAGGCTCTATCTGGCCTACCCCAGAGACTCAAGTGCTGCCTCGCAGGCAGGTGATGAACAGATGTTTGATGACAACAGTCCCGATATTGTGTCT AGGTTCATGCACGACCCCTATGCGACCACACTGGGGGGTTTCTCCAAGGTGACCAACTTCTTCAGGGGGGCCCTGCGACCACCGGACTCGGCCATGAGGTCCTCTCATGATGCCAACTCCCCTCATGCTGCCGATGACGAGCCGGGATTCGAACTCATCACCCCC GGTGCTGAGCTCGGGCCCAGACCAGACGTCACCAGGGGACCGCCTCTGGACAACTGGGAGGAGTTTCTCGACCCAGAGGGGCGTGTCACAGATCCTGACAGAGTTAAACAGCTGATTTTCAGAGGG GGTATCACTCCATCCCTTCGAAAGGAAGTATGGAAGTTTCTGCTGGGATTCTATCCTTGGAATAGCACTGCCAAAGAAAGGGAAGATATTGTCCGAATGAAAAC AGATGAATATTTCAGGATGAAAGTTCAGTGGAAGTCAGTCAGTGAGGAACAGGAAATGAGAAATTCCCTGCTCAGGGGTTACCGTAGCCTCATAG AGCGGGACGTAAATCGGACAGATAGGCACAACACATTCTTCTCCGGGAATGATAACCCAGGCCTGGTGTTGCTTCATGATGTACTCATGACCTACTGCATGTACAACTTCGATCTGG GTTATGTTCAGGGCATGAGTgatctcctgtctcctctcctctttgtgACTCAGAATGAGGTGGAGTCCTTCTGGTGTCTGACAGGCTTCATGGAGATGGTG caccaCAACTTTGAGGAATCTCAGGAGGCGATGAAACATCAGCTTCTGCAGCTCAGTACACTCCTCAAAGCGCTGGACCCCGAGCTCTGTGACTATCTGG actcccaaGACAGCGGctccctctgtttctgtttccgATGGCTGCTCATCTGGTTCAAGAGAGAGTTCTCCTTCGAGGATATCCTGTCTCTGTGGGAG GTCATGTGGACCCGGCTGCCATGCTCCAACTTCCACCTGCTGATGGCCTGTGAGATCCTGCAGTCCCAGAAGGGGGAGCTGATTGGCTCCAATCACGACTTCAACACCATCCTCAAA CACATCAATGAGCTGTCCATGAAACTGGATCTCCACTCAGTGCTTCGTGGTACAGAGGCCATTTACCTGCAGCTGGCCGGCTGTAAG gatctCCCTCTTAAGGTGCTGGAGGTGTTGGATCTGTACATCCCCCCCAGATTAGATGAGGACAGCTCCATGGCCCAAAGTCGTGAGACAGATTGCTTGCTGACCCAATCAGAGTCTGGGGCTGCTGCGGCCAGCCAACCGAGCAGCTGCAATGCAGCCCAGTGCCCTCCCCCCACTTCCCCCTAA